A single genomic interval of Saccharomyces eubayanus strain FM1318 chromosome IV, whole genome shotgun sequence harbors:
- the NRP1 gene encoding Nrp1p yields MHYVVLELQVAHLPDSPKDQCRIVNMAYQIVDAETLASHFQNDSSPSIEIDAEEKSLESAMVQLDKDIQDIIGNDEFVLVSLCSTWHIRVTLPRQARDDGFILTSYLQHPRLFDLWKEFERWCVNHPEIMGLRKNILNNNSNTKSSSIGTLIKNTKDLNEMMRMLDVPNVAEEDDFALDKQSFLQRTIDILLQLHRKCSSAEDMKCVLTQPYDSHTDIRSFLQERSKVLYMNNLPPDTTQSELESWFTQYGARPVGFWTVKNIVEDTSNVNNNWSLNNSPYVEDQDSISGFVVFQTHEEATEVLALNGRSILSNLANTKQPRVVEHVLELQPSSTRVLDKAQEILSPFPQSKNKPRPGDWNCPSCGFSNFQRRTACFRCSFPAPSNSQMHNVLTNNNANSNKNSLNNRTNSAGLNNNNITGNPSYGTPELNMMGSTTPTALTYNRTQFSSMTPLSRQNSLNLTPSSSGSPINTPNSFVASNNAMPNYRYTNNMTNNNNNNSSNMNNMNVNRYNGNMNINVNGNGNGNGNGNNVNSNNGGNSNIGMGGSGSNIPFRAGDWKCSTCTYHNFAKNVVCLRCGGPKSVNADANETNHYIDASTIGTGPHVHNNNNNNNNNNNNNSSNSTVINNNGGNNGNSGVDGKDNKVHDISLMEFVSTPLSMAAKSMKEGDGSVNSFNEYKSDKANVNFSNVNDSTAFGNGFNGSARW; encoded by the coding sequence ATGCACTATGTGGTACTAGAGCTGCAAGTCGCCCACCTGCCAGACAGCCCCAAGGATCAGTGTCGCATTGTAAATATGGCATACCAAATTGTGGACGCTGAAACGTTGGCAAGTCATTTCCAGAACGATTCGTCACCCAGCATCGAGATAGATGCGGAGGAGAAAAGTCTGGAGAGCGCAATGGTGCAATTGGATAAAGATATCCAGGACATAATTGGTAACGATGAATTTGTCCTTGTCTCTCTGTGTTCGACTTGGCACATTCGTGTCACTTTACCACGTCAAGCCCGAGATGATGGCTTCATCCTTACTTCTTACTTACAACATCCAAGGCTGTTCGATTTATGGAAGGAGTTTGAGAGATGGTGCGTTAATCATCCTGAAATTATGGGATTAAGGAAAAACATTCTGAATAATAATTCTAATACTAAGAGTAGCAGCATTGGTACTCTAATCAAAAATACAAAGGATTTGAACGAAATGATGAGAATGTTGGATGTTCCAAATGTTGCGGAAGAAGACGATTTCGCCCTAGACAAGCAATCTTTTTTGCAGAGAACAATAGATATACTTTTACAATTACACAGAAAGTGCTCTTCCGCAGAAGATATGAAATGCGTACTGACGCAACCATATGATTCACATACCGATATCAGAAGTTTCTTGCAAGAAAGATCTAAGGTCTTGTACATGAACAATTTACCACCTGACACAACCCAGAGCGAATTGGAATCATGGTTCACCCAGTATGGAGCAAGACCTGTTGGATTTTGGACTGTGAAAAACATTGTGGAAGACACGTCTAATGTTAATAATAACTGGAGTTTGAACAATAGTCCCTATGTGGAAGATCAGGATAGCATTTCTGGGTTCGTTGTATTCCAGACTCACGAAGAAGCTACCGAAGTACTTGCATTGAATGGTAGATCGATATTATCTAATTTAGCAAACACTAAGCAACCGAGAGTAGTGGAACATGTCCTTGAACTCCAGCCGTCTTCCACTAGGGTGCTCGATAAAGCGCAAGAGATTCTATCTCCTTTCCCacaaagtaaaaataaaccaaGACCAGGTGACTGGAATTGTCCATCTTGtggattttcaaatttccAAAGGCGTACTGCTTGTTTCAGATGTTCTTTCCCAGCTCCATCGAACAGTCAAATGCATAATGTGCTCACAAACAATAATGCTAATAGCAACAAAAACAGCTTAAACAACCGCACCAATTCCGCTGGTTtgaataacaataacataACCGGGAACCCTTCTTATGGTACTCCCGAGTTAAATATGATGGGTAGTACAACACCAACAGCACTAACCTACAATAGAACTCAATTCTCTTCAATGACACCGTTGTCTCGACAAAACTCATTAAACTTAACTCCATCAAGTAGTGGGTCACCCATAAATACGCCGAATAGCTTTGTAGCAAGTAACAATGCTATGCCAAATTATCGTTATACCAACAACATGActaacaataacaacaataacagcagCAATATGAATAACATGAACGTTAATAGATATAATGGCAATATGAATATTAATGTCAATGGTAACGGTAATGGCAATGGCAATGGGAACAACGttaatagtaataatggCGGTAATTCTAATATCGGTATGGGAGGATCAGGATCTAATATACCATTTAGAGCAGGAGATTGGAAATGTTCCACGTGTACCTATCAcaattttgcaaaaaacGTGGTATGCTTACGCTGTGGTGGTCCTAAATCTGTAAACGCTGATGCAAATGAAACAAACCATTATATAGATGCATCAACGATTGGAACAGGGCCACATGttcataataataataataataataataataataataataacaatagcagTAATAGCACTgttattaataataatggtGGTAATAATGGTAATAGTGGCGTCGACGGGAAAGATAACAAAGTTCATGATATTAGTTTGATGGAGTTTGTATCAACACCGTTATCTATGGCAGCAAAGTCAATGAAGGAGGGAGATGGGAGTGTGAACTCGTTCAACGAGTATAAAAGTGATAAGGCAAAtgttaatttttctaatgTTAATGATAGTACTGCTTTCGGGAATGGTTTTAATGGTTCAGCACGTTGGTGA
- the FAP7 gene encoding nucleoside-triphosphatase yields MESRRYGPNIIVTGTPGCGKSSTCELLKDKLKGYKYYNISDFAKDNDCFEGYDEGRKSHIVDEDKLLDTLEPLLRQGNSIVDWHVNDVFPERLIDLVVVLRCDNSKLYSRLHARGYHDSKIEENLDAEIMGVVKQDAVDSYEPHIVVELQSDTKEDIVSNVARITAWEKMWLEQHPDGVTNEYQGGRSDDEDDEDEE; encoded by the coding sequence ATGGAATCAAGACGGTATGGGCCCAACATTATAGTTACAGGAACACCAGGGTGTGGTAAGTCCTCCACATGCGAGTTATTAAAGGACAAACTAAAAGGCTACAAGTACTACAACATCTCGGATTTCGCCAAGGACAACGATTGTTTTGAAGGATACGACGAAGGTCGTAAATCGCACATTGTGGATGAAGACAAGCTGCTAGATACGCTGGAGCCACTGTTGAGACAAGGAAACAGCATTGTCGACTGGCATGTAAATGACGTGTTTCCAGAGAGGCTGATCGACCTGGTAGTGGTTTTGAGATGCGATAACTCCAAGTTATATTCAAGATTGCACGCAAGAGGGTACCACGACTCCAAAATCGAGGAAAACCTCGATGCCGAGATCATGGGTGTGGTCAAGCAGGATGCTGTGGATTCGTACGAACCGCACATAGTGGTAGAGCTACAAAGCGATACGAAAGAGGACATAGTGTCCAACGTGGCTCGTATCACTGCTTGGGAGAAGATGTGGTTGGAGCAACATCCAGACGGTGTCACGAACGAATACCAAGGAGGCCGCAGtgacgacgaagacgacgaGGACGAAGAGTAG